CCGTATCGAGCAGCTTTACCAGAAACCACATGATGGCGTTACGGGTGTGGACACGGGCTATCAGGATCTCAATAAAAAAACCGCTGGCTTGCAGAAATCCGACCTAATCATCGTGGCAGCACGTCCTTCAATGGGGAAAACCACCTTTGCGATGAACCTGTGCGAACATGCCGCGATGACTCAGGAAAAGCCCGTACTGATCTTCAGTCTGGAGATGCCCGGCGAACAGATCATGATGCGTATGCTCGCATCGCTGTCTCGCGTGGATCAGACCCGCATTCGTACTGGTCAGTTGGACGATGAAGACTGGGCGCGTATTTCCAGCACCATGGGGATCCTGCTGGAAAAACGCAACATGTACATCGATGACTCCTCCGGCCTGACGCCGACCGACGTGCGTTCCCGCGCGCGCCGCGTGTTCCGTGAACATAATGGCCTGAGTCTGATCATGATCGACTACCTGCAATTGATGCGCGTTCCGTCATTGTCCGACAACCGTACGCTGGAAATTGCAGAAATTTCCCGCTCACTCAAAGCGTTGGCAAAAGAATTGCAGGTTCCGGTCGTCGCCCTGTCTCAGCTTAACCGTAGTCTGGAACAGCGCGCCGATAAGCGTCCGGTCAACTCGGATCTGCGTGAGTCCGGCTCCATCGAGCAGGATGCCGACCTGATAATGTTTATCTATCGTGATGAGGTTTATCACGAAAACAGCGACCTGAAAGGCATCGCTGAAATCATTCTGGGGAAACAGCGTAACGGCCCGATTGGTTCCGTTCGTTTGACCTTTAACGGGCAGTGGTCGCGCTTTGATAATTATGCCGGCCCACAATATGACGATGA
The window above is part of the Pectobacterium araliae genome. Proteins encoded here:
- the dnaB gene encoding replicative DNA helicase; this encodes MAEKRPTNKSNEPRDRQMEGLKLPPHSLEAEQSVLGGLMLDNERWDNVAERVVANDFYNRAHRLIFTEMHRLLEMSKPIDLITLSESLELQGSLESAGGFAYLAELAKNTPSAANIGAYADIVRERAVVREMISVANEIADAGYDPQGRSSEDLLDLAESRVFQIAENRASKDEGPKSIDRILEDTVSRIEQLYQKPHDGVTGVDTGYQDLNKKTAGLQKSDLIIVAARPSMGKTTFAMNLCEHAAMTQEKPVLIFSLEMPGEQIMMRMLASLSRVDQTRIRTGQLDDEDWARISSTMGILLEKRNMYIDDSSGLTPTDVRSRARRVFREHNGLSLIMIDYLQLMRVPSLSDNRTLEIAEISRSLKALAKELQVPVVALSQLNRSLEQRADKRPVNSDLRESGSIEQDADLIMFIYRDEVYHENSDLKGIAEIILGKQRNGPIGSVRLTFNGQWSRFDNYAGPQYDDE